Proteins from a single region of Pseudomonas fulva:
- a CDS encoding Bax inhibitor-1/YccA family protein — protein sequence MREQDYAHSPTRVEQTAVSSVLRNTYGLLALTLAFSGIVAFMAQRANVPYPNIFVVLIGFYGLFFLTAKLRDSGWGLLSTFALTGFMGYTLGPILNRYLGMANGAEVVSSAFMMTAVVFCGLSAYVLTTRKDMSFLSGFITAGFFVLLGAVLASFFFQISGLQLAISAGFVLFSSACILFQTSAIIHGGERNYIMATISLYVSIYNLFVSLLQIFGIMGGDD from the coding sequence ATGCGCGAACAAGATTACGCACATAGCCCTACACGGGTTGAACAAACCGCAGTCAGCAGCGTTCTGCGCAACACCTACGGTTTGCTGGCTCTCACCCTGGCATTCAGCGGCATCGTGGCCTTCATGGCGCAGCGTGCCAACGTCCCCTACCCGAACATTTTCGTGGTGCTGATCGGCTTCTATGGCCTGTTCTTCCTGACCGCCAAGCTGCGTGATTCCGGCTGGGGCCTGCTGTCGACCTTCGCCCTCACCGGTTTCATGGGTTACACCCTGGGCCCGATTCTCAACCGTTACCTGGGCATGGCCAACGGCGCCGAAGTCGTCAGCTCCGCGTTCATGATGACGGCCGTGGTTTTCTGCGGCCTGTCGGCCTACGTGCTGACCACCCGCAAGGACATGAGCTTCCTGAGCGGTTTCATCACCGCCGGCTTCTTCGTCCTGCTGGGCGCGGTACTGGCCAGCTTCTTCTTCCAGATCAGCGGCCTGCAACTGGCGATCAGCGCTGGCTTCGTACTGTTCTCGTCGGCCTGTATCCTGTTCCAGACCAGCGCGATTATCCATGGTGGTGAGCGCAACTACATCATGGCGACCATCAGCCTGTATGTGTCGATCTACAACCTGTTCGTCAGCCTGCTGCAGATCTTCGGCATCATGGGCGGCGACGACTGA
- the galU gene encoding UTP--glucose-1-phosphate uridylyltransferase GalU encodes MIKKCLFPAAGYGTRFLPATKAMPKEMLPIVNKPLIQYGVEEALSAGLTEIAMVTGRGKRSLEDHFDISYELEEQIRNTDKEKYLVGIRRLIDNCTFSYTRQVEMKGLGHAILSGRPLIGDEPFAVVLADDLCLNLDGDSVLTQMVKLYNQFRCSIVAVQEVPMDEIHKYGVIAGEMIRDDIFRVNSMVEKPKAEDAPSNLAIIGRYILTPDIFELIEKTEPGKGGEIQITDALMKQAQDGCVLAYKFKGQRFDCGGAEGYIEATNFCFENLYKTGKG; translated from the coding sequence ATGATCAAGAAATGCTTGTTTCCTGCCGCTGGCTACGGCACTCGTTTTCTCCCGGCAACCAAGGCCATGCCCAAGGAAATGCTGCCAATCGTGAACAAGCCGTTGATCCAGTACGGTGTGGAGGAAGCGCTGTCTGCCGGCCTTACCGAAATCGCCATGGTGACCGGGCGCGGCAAGCGTTCGCTGGAAGACCACTTCGACATCAGTTACGAGCTGGAAGAGCAGATCCGCAATACCGACAAGGAAAAGTACCTGGTCGGCATTCGTCGCCTGATCGACAACTGCACCTTCTCCTACACCCGCCAGGTGGAAATGAAGGGCCTGGGCCACGCCATCCTCAGCGGTCGTCCGCTGATCGGCGACGAGCCGTTCGCCGTGGTGCTGGCCGATGACCTGTGCCTGAACCTGGACGGCGACAGCGTGCTGACCCAGATGGTCAAGCTGTACAACCAGTTCCGCTGCTCGATCGTGGCGGTTCAGGAAGTGCCGATGGACGAGATCCACAAGTACGGCGTGATCGCCGGCGAGATGATCCGCGACGACATCTTCCGCGTGAACAGCATGGTCGAGAAGCCCAAGGCCGAAGATGCACCGTCCAACCTGGCGATCATCGGTCGCTACATCCTGACCCCGGACATCTTCGAGCTGATCGAGAAAACCGAGCCGGGCAAGGGCGGCGAGATCCAGATCACCGATGCGCTGATGAAGCAGGCCCAGGACGGTTGCGTGCTGGCGTACAAGTTCAAGGGCCAGCGTTTCGACTGCGGTGGTGCCGAGGGCTACATCGAGGCGACCAACTTCTGCTTCGAGAACCTGTACAAGACCGGCAAAGGCTGA
- a CDS encoding DUF1652 domain-containing protein produces the protein MMSILEQRHIVECAFLPLACSCFIDGSESVTIQIKDPVTAQVYLNVTGISRAELSTSRQISQLVMQLRQDLRTLNSGTVRRQA, from the coding sequence ATGATGTCCATTCTCGAGCAGCGTCATATAGTCGAATGTGCCTTTCTGCCCTTGGCGTGCAGTTGCTTCATCGATGGCAGTGAGTCGGTGACGATTCAGATCAAGGACCCGGTTACCGCCCAGGTCTACCTGAATGTCACCGGAATTTCCCGCGCCGAACTGTCGACTTCCCGCCAGATTTCGCAGCTGGTGATGCAGCTTCGCCAGGATCTGCGCACCCTGAATTCCGGTACGGTCAGGCGGCAGGCCTGA
- a CDS encoding YgaP family membrane protein has protein sequence MHTQNVEGTERLLSLAVGTMGMVSGIRQGGVGGLLKVAASAMIAKRGLTGHCQLKSLLEAQREIADEEPLRGPSAATSTEAGKRTEESRMENALEETFPASDPISP, from the coding sequence ATGCATACGCAGAATGTAGAGGGTACCGAACGCCTGCTCTCGCTGGCCGTGGGCACCATGGGGATGGTCAGTGGCATTAGGCAGGGCGGCGTTGGGGGTCTGCTCAAGGTCGCCGCCTCGGCGATGATTGCCAAGCGCGGGCTGACCGGGCATTGCCAGCTCAAGAGCCTGCTGGAGGCCCAGCGCGAGATTGCCGACGAGGAGCCGCTCCGCGGGCCCAGCGCAGCGACCTCAACCGAGGCCGGCAAGCGGACCGAAGAGTCACGAATGGAGAACGCGCTGGAGGAAACCTTCCCGGCCAGCGATCCGATCTCGCCCTGA
- a CDS encoding DUF883 family protein: MARKTSLESGLDQFQQESAKELKKLLDQASKALGDAESFSGDKAHEAREKVIALLNEAKGTITDKGREAVELGRETIGNAQDRIESNPWTSVAVASGFGLLIGLLVGRSSK; encoded by the coding sequence ATGGCACGTAAAACTTCGCTCGAGAGCGGCCTGGACCAGTTTCAACAGGAAAGCGCCAAGGAACTGAAGAAGCTTCTTGATCAGGCCAGCAAGGCGCTGGGTGACGCCGAGTCGTTCTCCGGTGACAAGGCCCATGAAGCGCGTGAAAAAGTCATCGCATTGCTCAATGAGGCCAAAGGCACCATCACCGACAAAGGCCGTGAGGCTGTCGAACTTGGCCGTGAGACCATCGGCAATGCCCAGGATCGTATCGAAAGCAATCCCTGGACATCGGTTGCCGTCGCTTCCGGTTTCGGCTTGCTGATCGGTCTGCTGGTCGGCCGCAGCAGCAAGTAA
- a CDS encoding GNAT family N-acetyltransferase — MDSALATFPEFSFSGYRLRRIRPDDIEQVYAALSHPQVIAHYGVSYPSLVATREQMQWYERLLADEAGIWWGLADDQDLLIGACGFNDWNHAHHRIDMGYWLLPQHWRRSLMGQALPHVLRHALTVMGVHRVHLDIEPENVASWRLAEKLGFSREGTLRDVEFKDGRYLSLHQYSLLSTDQAARVLVAG; from the coding sequence ATGGACAGCGCACTCGCTACATTTCCCGAATTCTCATTTTCCGGTTACAGATTGCGGCGTATTCGTCCTGACGATATCGAACAGGTCTATGCCGCGCTGTCGCATCCCCAGGTGATCGCCCATTACGGTGTTTCCTACCCGAGCCTGGTCGCCACCCGCGAGCAGATGCAGTGGTATGAGCGGTTGTTGGCAGACGAAGCGGGCATCTGGTGGGGGCTGGCCGATGATCAGGACCTGCTGATCGGCGCCTGTGGCTTCAATGACTGGAACCACGCGCATCACCGTATCGACATGGGCTACTGGCTATTGCCGCAACACTGGCGGCGCAGCCTCATGGGCCAGGCGCTGCCGCACGTGCTTCGCCATGCCCTGACGGTCATGGGTGTGCACCGCGTTCACCTGGACATCGAGCCGGAGAACGTCGCGAGCTGGCGATTGGCCGAGAAACTGGGCTTCAGCCGCGAAGGCACCTTGCGCGACGTCGAGTTCAAGGACGGACGCTATCTGAGCCTGCATCAGTACAGCCTACTGAGCACCGATCAGGCAGCCCGCGTACTGGTGGCAGGCTGA
- the gacA gene encoding response regulator transcription factor GacA — MIKVLVVDDHDLVRTGISRMLADIDGLQVIGQACSGEEALKKVRELKPDVVLMDVKMPGIGGLEATRKLMRSHPDLKVVAVTVCEEDPFPTRLLQAGAAGYLTKGAGLEEMVQAIRMVFAGQRFISPQIAQQLALKSFQPQSSNSPFDLLSEREIQIALMIAGCQKVQSISDKLCLSPKTVNTYRYRIFEKLSITSDVELALLAVRHGMVDATS, encoded by the coding sequence TTGATTAAGGTATTGGTTGTTGATGATCACGACCTCGTTCGTACGGGTATCTCGCGCATGCTGGCCGATATCGACGGCTTGCAGGTCATCGGCCAGGCATGTTCCGGCGAAGAGGCGCTGAAGAAGGTTCGCGAGCTCAAGCCCGACGTCGTGCTGATGGACGTGAAAATGCCCGGCATCGGTGGGCTAGAGGCCACTCGCAAACTGATGCGCAGCCACCCCGACCTGAAGGTCGTCGCGGTTACCGTATGCGAGGAGGATCCGTTTCCCACCCGGCTGTTGCAGGCTGGCGCCGCTGGCTACCTGACCAAGGGGGCCGGCCTGGAGGAAATGGTGCAGGCCATTCGCATGGTGTTTGCCGGCCAGCGCTTCATCAGCCCACAGATTGCCCAGCAACTGGCCCTGAAATCATTCCAGCCACAGAGCAGCAATTCGCCGTTCGACCTGCTTTCCGAGCGGGAAATCCAGATCGCCCTGATGATCGCCGGCTGCCAGAAGGTGCAGAGCATTTCCGACAAGCTGTGCCTGTCGCCGAAAACCGTGAATACCTATCGCTACCGGATATTCGAGAAGCTTTCGATCACCAGCGATGTGGAGCTGGCGCTGCTCGCCGTGCGCCACGGCATGGTCGATGCCACCAGTTGA
- a CDS encoding outer membrane protein OmpK gives MKHCATSLLLAGSLLAPAQAMAALLWQDNSLTYLNGIDFKIDPPRQQTLTFEHASGWSFGDLFLFVDGIKYNTEATNGAGDGHTFYGEISPRLSFGKISGADLSFGPVKDVLLAATYEFGEDDVDAYLLGPAVDLAIPGFDYFQLNTYLRRPDGKRDGRHVWQITPVWSYTIPVGRSDLVIDGFIDWVVDNDDSYHANLHINPQIKYDLAKAMGWGQKFYVGVEYDYWKHKYGIDNDSPLGDEVLGGTNQSAISLLVKAHF, from the coding sequence ATGAAACACTGCGCAACCTCCCTGTTGCTGGCGGGTAGCCTGCTGGCGCCTGCCCAGGCCATGGCCGCCCTGCTCTGGCAGGACAACAGCCTGACCTACCTCAACGGCATCGACTTCAAGATCGATCCGCCTCGCCAGCAGACGCTGACCTTCGAGCACGCCAGCGGCTGGAGCTTCGGTGACCTGTTCCTGTTTGTCGACGGCATCAAGTACAACACCGAGGCCACCAACGGCGCCGGTGACGGCCACACCTTCTATGGTGAAATCAGCCCACGGCTGTCGTTCGGCAAGATCAGCGGCGCCGATCTGTCGTTCGGTCCGGTCAAGGACGTGCTGCTGGCGGCCACCTACGAATTCGGCGAGGACGACGTCGACGCCTACCTGCTGGGCCCGGCGGTGGATCTGGCGATTCCCGGCTTCGACTACTTCCAGCTAAACACCTACCTGCGCCGCCCGGACGGCAAGCGCGACGGCCGCCACGTCTGGCAGATCACCCCGGTATGGAGCTACACCATCCCGGTTGGCCGGTCCGACCTAGTGATCGATGGTTTCATCGACTGGGTGGTGGACAACGACGACAGTTATCACGCCAACCTGCACATCAATCCGCAGATCAAATACGACCTGGCCAAGGCCATGGGTTGGGGGCAGAAATTCTACGTGGGCGTCGAGTACGACTACTGGAAGCACAAGTACGGCATCGACAACGACAGCCCGTTGGGTGACGAGGTGCTCGGTGGTACCAACCAGAGCGCCATCAGCCTGCTGGTCAAGGCGCATTTCTGA
- a CDS encoding sensor histidine kinase, which produces MRRRIAGWRKALARPLPRNLLVLFLPWSLLIVVLSLLLYDRMLNDRLEPLLEAQTDSLNEGVAVLERHLSSLRGDLQFLSQQPLLNRAVRQDAGDSDAALSELFAEFSNSRATYQHIRWLDESGMERVRIDSIAGKAQRVAGADLQNDSAAYYFVETMHLYKGESYLSRFDLERKYRPDGSVESLVPILRAAVPVFSERGERRGILILDYRAERLLERLRETSVAYGGSLQLLDHEGYWMLGERPEHAWGFLLGKPELTLANHQPSSWRRLQNEQRGSFIDSAGFWAYSHFRPSDAASATSNAADHWLLLSHLPARNLSELRWDVVWRVLLFFSVLQGVGLLISVRRAIDEAERLRAEHGLHVSSRALATSNEQLQRTVEQLQRTRRALLQAEKLSSLGTMVAGVAHELNTPIGAASVAASTLERASQEFQTAMREGLKRTTLERFVQRTDDGLSIILISLERMSQLTRAFKQLATDRASTERRRFDLRELVEEVVLLLQPKLRQNDHRILVEVAPNLILDSYPGPLGQIVQNLVDNALVHAFDPGVKGVITVRGQVDEAQGQCVIEVIDDGRGMDEELLGKIFDPFFTTRRGQGGTGLGLHITHQLAVDVLGAELEVDSTPGAGSRFSIRLDLT; this is translated from the coding sequence ATGAGGCGCCGCATCGCCGGCTGGCGAAAGGCGCTTGCCAGGCCGCTGCCGCGTAACCTGCTAGTGCTGTTTCTGCCCTGGTCGCTGCTGATCGTGGTGCTCAGCCTGCTGCTCTACGATCGCATGCTCAATGACCGCCTGGAGCCGCTGCTCGAGGCGCAGACCGACAGCCTCAACGAGGGCGTGGCGGTGCTGGAGCGGCACCTGTCGAGCCTGCGTGGTGACCTGCAGTTTCTCAGCCAGCAGCCCTTGCTCAATCGCGCCGTGAGGCAGGATGCGGGCGACAGCGACGCTGCCCTGAGTGAGCTGTTCGCCGAGTTTTCCAATAGCCGGGCGACCTACCAGCACATCCGCTGGCTCGACGAAAGCGGCATGGAGCGGGTACGCATCGACAGCATTGCGGGAAAGGCGCAGCGGGTTGCCGGAGCGGATTTGCAGAACGACTCGGCCGCCTATTACTTCGTCGAGACCATGCACCTCTACAAGGGCGAGTCGTACCTGTCGCGCTTCGATCTGGAGCGCAAGTACCGACCCGACGGCTCCGTCGAGTCCCTGGTACCGATCCTGCGCGCGGCGGTGCCGGTTTTCAGCGAGCGCGGCGAGCGGCGCGGCATCCTGATCCTCGACTACCGCGCCGAACGCTTGCTGGAGCGGCTGCGTGAAACCTCCGTGGCCTATGGTGGCTCGCTGCAACTGCTCGATCATGAAGGTTACTGGATGCTCGGCGAGCGCCCCGAACATGCCTGGGGCTTCCTGCTGGGCAAGCCCGAGCTGACTCTGGCCAACCACCAGCCGTCGAGCTGGCGACGCCTGCAGAACGAGCAGCGTGGCTCGTTCATCGATTCGGCAGGCTTCTGGGCCTACAGCCATTTCCGGCCGAGCGATGCCGCTTCGGCAACGTCCAATGCCGCCGATCACTGGCTGTTGTTGTCTCACCTGCCTGCCCGGAACCTGAGCGAATTGCGTTGGGACGTAGTCTGGCGCGTGCTGCTGTTCTTCAGCGTCCTGCAGGGCGTGGGGCTGTTGATCAGCGTGCGCCGCGCCATCGACGAGGCCGAGCGGCTGCGGGCAGAGCACGGCCTGCACGTGAGCAGTCGCGCGCTGGCCACCAGCAACGAGCAGCTGCAGCGTACCGTCGAGCAATTGCAGCGCACGCGCCGCGCCTTGTTGCAGGCTGAAAAGCTGTCGTCCCTCGGCACCATGGTGGCCGGCGTCGCCCATGAGTTGAATACCCCAATTGGCGCCGCCAGCGTGGCGGCGTCGACCTTGGAGCGGGCCAGTCAGGAATTTCAGACGGCGATGCGCGAAGGCCTGAAACGCACCACCCTGGAGCGTTTCGTGCAGCGCACCGACGATGGCTTGAGCATCATCCTGATCAGCCTGGAGCGCATGTCGCAGTTGACCCGCGCCTTCAAGCAACTGGCTACCGACCGTGCCAGCACGGAACGGCGGCGCTTCGACCTGCGCGAACTGGTCGAGGAGGTGGTGCTGCTGTTGCAGCCGAAACTGCGCCAGAACGATCATCGGATCCTGGTTGAGGTGGCGCCGAACCTGATACTGGACAGCTACCCGGGGCCGCTCGGGCAAATCGTGCAGAATCTCGTCGACAATGCGCTGGTTCATGCATTCGATCCCGGTGTGAAAGGGGTGATCACCGTTCGTGGCCAGGTCGATGAGGCGCAAGGCCAGTGCGTGATCGAGGTCATCGACGATGGCCGCGGCATGGACGAGGAACTGCTGGGCAAGATATTCGATCCCTTCTTCACCACCCGGCGCGGCCAGGGCGGAACCGGCCTGGGCTTGCATATCACCCACCAGCTGGCGGTGGATGTGCTCGGCGCCGAACTGGAGGTCGACAGCACACCGGGGGCGGGATCGCGCTTCAGCATTCGCCTCGATTTGACCTGA
- a CDS encoding Arc family DNA-binding protein, whose product MSKPIFNARTADKFVVRLPDGMRKRIEDLANDNYTSMNTEIIRAIEAHLEGQARQTLLIDALEAKLKSELQTAAKPGKKAQEANIDYLDGLKTGTR is encoded by the coding sequence GTGAGCAAACCCATTTTCAATGCCCGCACCGCGGACAAGTTCGTTGTCCGTTTGCCTGATGGAATGCGCAAGCGCATCGAAGATCTGGCCAACGACAACTACACCAGCATGAACACCGAGATCATCCGCGCCATCGAAGCCCATCTGGAGGGCCAGGCCAGGCAAACCCTGCTGATCGATGCATTGGAAGCGAAGCTGAAGAGCGAATTGCAAACCGCGGCCAAGCCGGGCAAGAAAGCTCAGGAAGCCAATATCGACTACCTCGACGGCCTCAAGACCGGCACGCGCTAA
- the uvrC gene encoding excinuclease ABC subunit UvrC produces MSPVFDSSAFLATCSGRPGVYRMFDASGNLLYVGKAKNLKKRLASYFRKTGLATKTMALVGKIAQVETTITGNETEALLLEQTLIKEWRPPYNILLRDDKSYPYVFLSDGDYPRLDIHRGAKNRKGRYFGPYPSAGAIRESLALLQKAFLVRQCEDSYYRNRTRPCLQYQIKRCKAPCVGLVEPAEYAEDVRHSVMFLEGRSNALNAELSANMQQASAALDFEKAAELRDQMALLRRVQDQQSMEGGTGDVDIIAAMVNPGGACVHLISVRGGRVLGSKNFFPQVAIEEETQDVLVAFLGQYYLGSHERDLPGELIVNAPHEDYPVLIAAIQELRGRELAISYRVRGTRARWQALAVTNAEQALGARLANREHMAGRFDALAEALEMDEVPQRLECFDISHSSGEATVASCVVFGPEGPIKSDYRRYNIEGVTGGDDYAAMHQALTRRFSKVRQNEGKLPDILLVDGGKGQLAMAREVLTELEVPPLILLGVAKGTTRKPGLETLYLNDAAHEFTLPGNSPALHLIQQIRDESHRFAITGHRARRGKARRTSSLEEVAGVGPKRRRELLNHFGGLQELSRASTEEIAKAPGISKKLAGLIYAALHSE; encoded by the coding sequence GTGAGCCCAGTGTTCGACTCCAGTGCCTTTCTCGCCACCTGCAGTGGACGCCCGGGCGTCTACCGCATGTTCGACGCGAGCGGCAACCTGCTGTACGTCGGCAAGGCGAAGAACCTCAAGAAGCGGCTTGCCAGCTACTTTCGCAAGACCGGGCTGGCGACCAAGACCATGGCGCTGGTGGGCAAGATCGCCCAGGTGGAAACCACCATCACCGGCAACGAAACCGAAGCGCTATTGCTCGAGCAGACCCTGATCAAGGAATGGCGCCCGCCGTACAACATCCTGCTGCGTGACGATAAATCCTACCCCTACGTGTTCCTGTCCGATGGCGATTACCCGCGCTTGGACATTCACCGCGGTGCTAAGAATCGCAAGGGGCGCTATTTCGGGCCCTATCCCAGTGCGGGGGCGATTCGCGAAAGCCTGGCGCTGTTGCAGAAGGCCTTTCTGGTTCGCCAGTGCGAGGACAGTTACTACCGCAATCGCACACGGCCGTGCCTGCAGTACCAGATCAAGCGCTGCAAGGCGCCGTGCGTCGGCCTGGTCGAGCCGGCCGAGTACGCCGAGGACGTGCGTCATTCGGTGATGTTCCTGGAAGGGCGCAGCAACGCCCTGAATGCCGAGCTGTCCGCCAACATGCAGCAGGCCTCCGCCGCGCTGGATTTCGAGAAGGCAGCCGAACTGCGTGACCAGATGGCCTTGCTGCGCCGCGTCCAGGACCAGCAGAGCATGGAGGGGGGCACCGGCGACGTCGACATCATTGCGGCAATGGTCAATCCCGGGGGCGCCTGCGTGCATTTGATCAGCGTGCGTGGCGGGCGGGTGCTGGGCAGCAAGAATTTCTTTCCCCAGGTGGCGATCGAGGAAGAGACCCAGGATGTGCTCGTGGCCTTCCTCGGCCAATATTACCTGGGCAGTCACGAGCGGGATCTGCCCGGCGAGTTGATCGTCAATGCCCCGCACGAGGACTATCCGGTGCTGATTGCGGCCATTCAGGAGCTGCGTGGGCGCGAGTTGGCCATCAGCTACCGGGTGCGCGGTACGCGTGCGCGCTGGCAGGCGCTGGCGGTCACCAATGCCGAGCAGGCCCTGGGCGCCCGGCTGGCCAATCGTGAGCACATGGCCGGGCGTTTCGATGCGCTGGCCGAGGCACTGGAGATGGACGAGGTGCCGCAACGCCTGGAGTGCTTCGATATCAGCCACTCCAGTGGTGAGGCGACGGTGGCCTCCTGTGTGGTATTCGGCCCCGAAGGCCCGATCAAGTCGGACTATCGGCGTTACAACATCGAAGGCGTGACCGGCGGCGACGATTATGCGGCCATGCATCAGGCGCTGACCCGGCGTTTCAGCAAGGTCAGGCAGAACGAGGGCAAGTTGCCGGACATCCTGCTGGTCGACGGCGGCAAGGGGCAACTGGCGATGGCGCGCGAGGTGCTGACCGAGCTCGAGGTCCCGCCGTTGATCCTGCTCGGCGTGGCCAAGGGCACCACCCGCAAGCCCGGCCTGGAAACCCTGTACCTGAATGATGCCGCCCATGAATTCACCCTGCCGGGCAATTCGCCAGCCCTGCACCTGATTCAGCAGATTCGCGACGAATCCCACCGTTTCGCCATTACCGGCCACCGTGCGCGCCGCGGCAAGGCACGGCGCACCTCGAGCCTTGAGGAGGTGGCGGGCGTCGGGCCGAAGCGGCGTCGTGAACTGCTCAACCACTTCGGCGGTCTGCAGGAGTTGTCCCGTGCCAGTACGGAAGAAATCGCCAAAGCGCCCGGCATCAGTAAAAAGCTCGCCGGTTTGATTTATGCGGCACTGCACAGCGAGTAG
- a CDS encoding START domain-containing protein, translating to MSLTRLLLASTALCLASAAHAEDWRLAKDEEGIKVYLSEVAGSPYKAYRGVTLIKTDVAKLRALQEDVVASCAWIHECQEQRLLKHQGDKSWTYTRFNTPWPVTPRDSIIEVTTEQGADGSVTRTLHGVPDYRPEEKGYVRVASVEGHWTMTPKPDGMVEVVYEAHTDPGGSVPSWLSNKFVVEAPFNTLRGMREKAQQ from the coding sequence ATGTCGCTGACCCGTTTGTTGCTAGCAAGTACGGCGCTGTGTCTCGCCTCCGCCGCCCATGCCGAGGACTGGCGTCTGGCCAAGGACGAGGAGGGTATCAAGGTCTACCTCAGCGAGGTGGCCGGCTCCCCCTACAAGGCTTATCGCGGCGTTACCCTGATCAAGACCGATGTGGCCAAGCTCCGGGCGCTGCAGGAGGATGTGGTGGCGTCCTGTGCCTGGATTCACGAGTGCCAGGAGCAGCGGCTGCTCAAGCACCAAGGCGACAAGAGCTGGACTTATACCCGCTTCAATACGCCATGGCCGGTGACGCCCCGGGACTCGATCATCGAGGTCACCACCGAGCAGGGCGCCGATGGCAGCGTGACGCGCACCCTGCACGGCGTGCCTGACTACCGCCCCGAGGAGAAGGGCTACGTGCGCGTTGCCAGCGTCGAGGGCCACTGGACGATGACGCCCAAGCCCGACGGCATGGTCGAGGTGGTGTACGAAGCGCATACCGATCCCGGTGGCAGCGTGCCGTCCTGGCTATCCAACAAGTTCGTGGTCGAGGCGCCGTTCAATACGCTCAGGGGCATGCGCGAAAAAGCCCAGCAGTAA
- a CDS encoding YkgJ family cysteine cluster protein, translated as MQCRPGCGACCISPSISSFIPGMPNGKAAGERCVNLAEDNRCSIFGREDRPAVCAAFSADSAVCGNSREEAIRLLTWLESATAIAV; from the coding sequence ATGCAATGCCGTCCTGGTTGTGGCGCCTGCTGTATTTCCCCGTCGATCAGCTCCTTCATCCCCGGTATGCCCAATGGCAAGGCTGCCGGCGAGCGCTGCGTGAATCTGGCCGAGGACAATCGCTGTTCGATCTTCGGACGCGAGGATCGACCCGCCGTGTGCGCCGCATTTTCAGCCGATTCCGCTGTCTGCGGTAATAGCCGTGAAGAAGCCATCCGCCTGCTGACGTGGCTGGAAAGTGCCACGGCAATCGCTGTCTGA
- the pgsA gene encoding CDP-diacylglycerol--glycerol-3-phosphate 3-phosphatidyltransferase: protein MNIPNLLTVLRVLLIPIFILLFYMPFSWSYWAASAVFAFAAVTDWLDGYLARRWEQSTPFGAFLDPVADKLMVATALVLLVAEHANLWLTLPATIIIGREIVVSALREWMAELGARAHVAVSNLGKWKTAAQMVALVILLGNPPLFGFWVLMGYVLLIVAAALTLWSMVQYLLAAWPHLSVTAEKK, encoded by the coding sequence ATGAATATCCCCAACCTCCTCACGGTGCTCCGCGTTCTGCTGATCCCGATCTTCATCCTGTTGTTCTACATGCCATTTTCCTGGAGCTATTGGGCTGCCAGTGCGGTGTTCGCCTTCGCGGCAGTAACCGATTGGCTGGATGGTTATCTGGCTCGGCGCTGGGAGCAGAGCACGCCATTCGGTGCATTTCTGGATCCAGTTGCCGACAAGCTGATGGTCGCCACGGCACTGGTGCTGCTGGTGGCCGAGCACGCCAACCTGTGGCTGACGCTGCCGGCGACCATCATCATCGGCCGCGAGATCGTCGTATCGGCCCTGCGCGAGTGGATGGCCGAACTGGGCGCCAGGGCCCACGTGGCGGTATCCAACCTGGGTAAATGGAAGACTGCTGCGCAGATGGTCGCCTTGGTGATCCTGCTCGGCAATCCGCCGCTGTTCGGTTTCTGGGTGCTGATGGGCTATGTGCTGCTGATCGTGGCGGCAGCGCTCACGCTGTGGTCTATGGTGCAGTACCTGCTCGCCGCGTGGCCGCATCTGAGCGTAACCGCCGAAAAGAAATAA